The following are from one region of the Stanieria cyanosphaera PCC 7437 genome:
- a CDS encoding DASH family cryptochrome, giving the protein MSKQRILIWFRNDLRLHDHKPIYQAVQEQAQIIPVYCFDQREFKQTSFGFPKTGNYRAQFLLESVADLKKSLQKLGSDLIIYWGFPEQIIPHLAQKLKIDSVYYHQEVTAEELKVEQALKQELQKLKIQVNSFWGATLYLTEDLPFEISQIPELYTNFRKQVEAKSTIENPLPTPKELPSLPSIELGQIPQISDLGLTTPIFDKRAVLNFKGGETEALTRLNQYFWQLDCLKEYKETRNGMLGANYSSKFSPWLARGCISPRYIYEQVQKYETKRIKNDSTYWLIFELIWRDFFHFICAKHGNKIFYQSGLQGIDIPWKEDWKRFNLWQEGKTGYPLVDANMRELAATGFMSNRGRQNVASFLTKNLGINWQIGAEWFESLLVDYDVCSNWGNWNYTAGVGNDARGFRYFNIPKQSKYYDPKGDYLRHWLPELALIPGSKIHEPWKLTSEEQKRYQIRLGTDYPYPVVDFFKSVKANEKIYNNAINRE; this is encoded by the coding sequence ATGTCAAAACAACGAATTTTGATTTGGTTTCGTAACGATCTCCGCCTTCACGACCACAAACCAATTTACCAAGCTGTTCAAGAACAAGCTCAAATTATTCCTGTATATTGTTTTGATCAAAGAGAGTTTAAGCAAACTTCTTTTGGTTTTCCAAAAACTGGCAATTATCGCGCCCAATTTTTACTAGAATCTGTTGCTGATTTAAAAAAATCACTTCAAAAACTAGGTAGTGACTTAATTATTTATTGGGGTTTTCCAGAACAAATTATTCCTCATCTTGCTCAAAAATTAAAGATAGATTCTGTTTATTATCATCAAGAAGTAACCGCAGAAGAACTTAAAGTAGAACAAGCTTTAAAACAAGAATTACAAAAACTAAAAATTCAAGTAAACTCTTTTTGGGGAGCAACTTTATATCTCACCGAAGATTTACCCTTTGAAATTTCACAAATTCCCGAATTATATACTAATTTTCGTAAGCAAGTTGAAGCAAAATCTACGATAGAAAACCCTTTACCAACTCCCAAAGAATTACCATCATTACCATCCATAGAATTAGGACAAATTCCTCAAATATCTGATTTAGGTTTAACCACACCTATTTTTGATAAACGAGCAGTTTTAAACTTTAAAGGTGGAGAAACGGAAGCTTTAACAAGATTGAATCAATATTTTTGGCAATTAGATTGTTTAAAAGAATATAAAGAAACTAGAAACGGAATGTTAGGAGCAAACTATTCTTCTAAATTTTCTCCTTGGCTTGCTAGAGGTTGTATTTCTCCTCGCTATATTTATGAACAAGTCCAAAAATACGAAACAAAAAGAATTAAAAACGATTCTACTTATTGGCTAATTTTTGAATTAATTTGGCGAGACTTTTTTCATTTTATTTGTGCTAAACACGGTAACAAAATTTTCTATCAATCTGGTTTACAAGGTATTGATATTCCCTGGAAAGAAGACTGGAAAAGATTTAATTTGTGGCAAGAAGGAAAAACAGGTTATCCTTTAGTCGATGCCAATATGCGAGAATTAGCTGCCACAGGTTTTATGTCTAATCGTGGTAGACAAAATGTTGCTAGTTTCTTGACTAAAAATTTAGGAATCAATTGGCAAATAGGAGCAGAATGGTTTGAATCTTTGCTAGTTGACTATGATGTTTGTAGTAATTGGGGTAATTGGAACTATACTGCTGGAGTAGGTAATGATGCTCGTGGCTTTCGTTATTTTAATATTCCTAAACAATCAAAATATTATGACCCCAAAGGAGATTATCTTAGACATTGGTTACCAGAACTAGCTTTAATTCCAGGAAGTAAAATTCATGAACCTTGGAAACTTACTTCTGAGGAACAAAAACGTTATCAAATCAGACTAGGAACAGACTATCCGTATCCAGTTGTAGATTTTTTTAAATCTGTTAAAGCAAATGAAAAGATTTACAACAATGCGATAAATCGCGAGTAA
- a CDS encoding DUF938 domain-containing protein: MDARQYAPATQRNREPILAVLSRVLPPQGNILELASGTGEHSVFFAPFFAPRQWYPSDPNPFLRDSIEAWRNYHSIDNLHSPFDIDVCESKWQIEEQGIAVQAIVNINMIHISPWQACLGLMSGAGRILPMDGILYLYGPYKQKGEHTAESNRSFDESLRRQNPEWGVRNLEDVARIAKSEGLELQEVVTMPANNLSVIFKKSQVKI, from the coding sequence ATGGACGCTAGACAATATGCACCCGCAACCCAACGCAACCGCGAACCAATTTTAGCAGTATTATCGCGAGTATTACCTCCCCAAGGTAATATTTTAGAGCTTGCTAGCGGAACAGGCGAACATTCAGTTTTTTTTGCACCTTTTTTTGCACCTCGTCAATGGTATCCTTCCGATCCCAATCCTTTTTTAAGAGACAGTATTGAAGCTTGGCGAAATTATCATTCTATAGACAACTTACATTCTCCTTTTGATATTGATGTTTGTGAGTCTAAATGGCAAATAGAAGAACAAGGAATTGCAGTTCAAGCAATTGTTAATATTAATATGATTCATATTTCTCCCTGGCAAGCTTGTCTCGGTTTGATGAGTGGTGCAGGTAGGATTTTACCAATGGATGGTATTTTATACTTGTATGGTCCTTATAAACAAAAGGGAGAACATACCGCAGAAAGTAATCGTAGTTTTGATGAATCTTTACGTCGGCAAAACCCTGAATGGGGAGTTAGAAATTTAGAAGATGTAGCAAGAATAGCTAAATCTGAAGGTTTAGAGTTACAAGAAGTTGTTACGATGCCAGCTAATAATTTGTCGGTAATTTTTAAAAAATCACAAGTTAAGATTTAA